In Leptospira perdikensis, a single genomic region encodes these proteins:
- a CDS encoding LIC12231 family lipoprotein, translating into MTIAKTKISLIGLLIVATFSFTNCLISYKDHPKILPLPSEEKTNDANFVYVLPTFPQVNLGGREALKNYFQNKTRFKNTVEGVDVPKTGYLVNVKVNYRSPSPEATVFLGISTLTATLLPAWSTQDGYDVQYLLYKDGKKVGNYEYHIFRNYAQWLLFVPISWYNFETATEREVFERTTLKFFEDAKEHF; encoded by the coding sequence ATGACCATAGCCAAAACTAAAATTTCATTGATAGGACTTTTGATTGTTGCTACTTTTAGTTTTACAAATTGTTTGATCAGTTATAAGGATCATCCGAAAATTCTTCCCCTCCCTTCGGAAGAAAAAACAAATGATGCTAACTTTGTTTATGTTCTCCCTACATTTCCCCAAGTGAATTTAGGAGGCAGGGAAGCTCTCAAGAATTACTTTCAAAACAAAACTCGTTTTAAAAACACAGTGGAAGGAGTAGATGTTCCGAAAACTGGGTATTTGGTGAATGTAAAAGTAAATTACCGATCGCCGTCTCCGGAAGCAACGGTGTTTTTAGGAATTTCTACTCTTACGGCTACATTACTCCCTGCTTGGTCTACACAAGATGGTTATGATGTACAATACCTTCTCTATAAAGATGGGAAGAAAGTCGGAAATTACGAATACCATATCTTTCGAAATTATGCGCAGTGGCTTTTGTTTGTTCCGATTTCTTGGTACAATTTTGAAACTGCAACAGAAAGAGAAGTGTTCGAAAGAACCACACTTAAGTTTTTTGAGGATGCTAAGGAACATTTCTAA
- a CDS encoding sulfite exporter TauE/SafE family protein, producing the protein MDFNFQIYHDFVWGFWPGLVVVFGVGFFVGYLASFLGLGGGFIYTPFFHSFFHLTAVQAVAVSLAQMPVSSLSGLFVYHKNNKIRWKQGFLLLCTSIPSAQYTAYKFGRFEDTEFGKQLYYGIPLSEFIYLIVFTFFLGILAIYNLITALKRRKKYYQSLEMLSENSHPTPIVASERSDSNSKPGSNANLSVSTQKNHTETFSYSRKSVLIVLITGIFFGLFSSLFGIGGGFLAVPLFVYYFRMSPVEAVATSFLGIFLTSFGTSIMFFFQGKLHLELALIGSFGGIFGARIGSLKAVNAKPYSILLVTAVFQFLVVIWYVIGKLPKF; encoded by the coding sequence TTGGATTTCAACTTTCAAATTTATCATGACTTTGTCTGGGGATTTTGGCCTGGACTGGTTGTTGTATTTGGAGTTGGGTTCTTTGTTGGTTATTTAGCATCCTTTTTGGGACTCGGGGGAGGGTTTATCTACACTCCCTTCTTTCATAGTTTCTTTCACCTTACGGCAGTTCAAGCAGTTGCCGTTTCTTTGGCACAGATGCCGGTCTCTTCTCTTTCTGGCCTTTTTGTGTATCACAAAAACAATAAAATCAGATGGAAACAAGGGTTTTTATTGTTATGTACATCGATTCCTTCCGCACAGTATACCGCTTATAAGTTCGGAAGATTTGAAGATACAGAATTCGGCAAACAGTTGTACTATGGGATTCCATTATCAGAATTCATTTACCTGATAGTATTTACATTTTTTTTGGGAATCCTTGCCATTTATAATTTGATTACGGCTTTAAAGAGAAGGAAAAAATACTACCAATCTTTGGAAATGTTGTCTGAAAATTCGCATCCAACTCCGATAGTTGCATCCGAAAGATCTGATTCGAATTCCAAACCTGGTTCAAACGCAAATCTGTCAGTATCAACTCAAAAGAATCATACAGAAACCTTTTCTTATTCCCGCAAATCGGTTTTGATTGTTCTAATTACAGGAATCTTTTTTGGTTTGTTTTCTTCTCTTTTTGGGATCGGTGGTGGATTCCTTGCTGTTCCTCTTTTTGTGTATTACTTTCGAATGAGCCCTGTGGAAGCAGTTGCCACTTCCTTTCTAGGGATTTTTCTCACATCCTTTGGAACGAGTATTATGTTTTTTTTCCAAGGTAAATTGCATTTGGAACTTGCACTCATTGGAAGTTTCGGAGGGATCTTTGGTGCGAGAATTGGCTCCCTAAAAGCAGTGAATGCCAAACCTTATAGTATCTTACTTGTGACAGCTGTTTTCCAATTTTTAGTAGTGATTTGGTACGTAATCGGAAAACTTCCTAAATTCTAA
- a CDS encoding Acg family FMN-binding oxidoreductase, with protein sequence MKLTRKRFLWNSFATGAMVSLSTLQTKLYAYTAKDSQNHRKDPLEYAESLGFTKPLDQILITALLAPNSHNSQPWKIRRVSDSEFLLFGDADKQLPEIDSRNRQFFHTQGTFLELAHLTADKLMFDTKITYFPKGKPGPKTFHLNPVAKFAIFPKSKCVHDFLFSGIPNRRMNRSVYSGEIITNEEIDDLKMLMGPSRHQLLFINDPKQLESILPILDAAFAMETNRTESNELNRKWFRVSQEDIYNKRDGLTLEGNGLSGIKLWFAKTFFVDLSKETWHSESSKAAGIQMFQNQVYSSKALVFVITKKSDDEGTWIETGRDFMRVSLACAVRNIAFHTMNQSVEDYPESRVFTEQLKTLLGLKQNEQIQLIARMGRSSYDYDSPRREIKSFMI encoded by the coding sequence ATGAAGCTCACAAGAAAAAGATTTTTATGGAATAGTTTTGCCACTGGCGCCATGGTTTCCCTTTCTACATTACAAACCAAATTGTACGCCTATACCGCCAAGGATTCCCAGAACCACAGAAAAGACCCCTTGGAATACGCTGAGTCACTTGGATTTACCAAACCCTTGGACCAGATCCTCATAACAGCCCTGCTTGCTCCCAATTCCCACAATTCCCAACCTTGGAAAATCAGACGGGTTTCCGATTCAGAATTTTTACTTTTTGGTGACGCAGACAAACAACTTCCAGAAATCGATTCTCGCAATCGCCAGTTCTTTCATACCCAAGGTACTTTTTTGGAATTAGCTCATCTAACGGCCGATAAACTAATGTTTGATACCAAAATCACTTATTTCCCCAAAGGAAAACCAGGTCCAAAAACCTTTCACTTAAACCCAGTGGCAAAATTTGCAATTTTTCCTAAATCAAAATGTGTTCATGACTTTTTATTTTCCGGAATTCCAAACCGTCGTATGAATCGTTCCGTTTATTCGGGAGAGATCATTACTAACGAAGAAATTGATGACTTAAAAATGTTAATGGGTCCAAGCCGACACCAATTACTCTTTATCAATGATCCTAAACAATTAGAATCTATCCTTCCGATACTGGATGCAGCTTTTGCCATGGAAACCAATCGTACAGAATCAAATGAACTGAATCGAAAGTGGTTTCGTGTTTCCCAAGAAGACATCTATAACAAACGAGATGGACTCACTCTTGAAGGCAATGGACTTTCGGGAATCAAACTTTGGTTTGCCAAAACATTCTTTGTCGATTTATCAAAAGAAACTTGGCATTCCGAATCTTCTAAAGCTGCCGGAATCCAAATGTTCCAAAACCAAGTGTATTCTTCTAAGGCTCTCGTTTTTGTGATTACAAAAAAATCTGATGACGAAGGCACTTGGATTGAAACAGGACGAGATTTTATGCGCGTCAGTTTAGCCTGCGCAGTAAGAAATATTGCCTTCCACACAATGAACCAATCGGTAGAAGATTATCCAGAAAGTAGAGTCTTCACCGAACAATTAAAAACTCTACTCGGTTTAAAACAAAATGAACAAATCCAATTGATTGCGCGGATGGGAAGGAGTTCTTACGATTATGATTCTCCGAGACGAGAAATCAAAAGTTTTATGATTTAA
- a CDS encoding DsbA family oxidoreductase, translating to MSTNSEPFSIDIVSDVACPWCYVGKKKLELALQTVGDKIDPQVRWRPFQLSPEIPESGIDYKEHLTQKFGSLDRLDGAWQRLTEIGKGIGISFQFDAIPKATNTLVLHALVAGLSTLEEQAKLVDLFFAANFTEGKDLTDKEVVWKVAEPVYKDRTKFDSVFADPELKEHIRQEILYYHQNGISGVPYFIVGGKYAVSGAQDPSVFVEVIETVLKERESEKQSQ from the coding sequence ATGTCAACCAACTCTGAACCTTTTTCCATTGATATCGTATCTGATGTAGCTTGCCCTTGGTGTTATGTAGGGAAAAAGAAACTCGAGTTGGCTCTCCAAACAGTCGGAGACAAAATCGATCCACAAGTTCGATGGAGACCTTTCCAATTGTCCCCAGAAATTCCAGAATCTGGAATTGATTACAAAGAACACCTAACGCAAAAATTCGGAAGTTTAGACAGGTTGGATGGTGCATGGCAACGTCTGACAGAAATTGGAAAAGGAATTGGGATTTCTTTTCAATTCGATGCAATTCCTAAAGCTACCAATACACTTGTACTACACGCTCTGGTTGCAGGTCTTTCTACTCTAGAAGAACAAGCTAAGTTAGTCGATTTATTCTTTGCTGCTAACTTTACTGAAGGAAAAGATCTTACTGATAAAGAAGTTGTTTGGAAAGTAGCAGAGCCTGTTTATAAAGACCGTACAAAATTTGATTCCGTATTTGCTGATCCAGAACTCAAAGAACATATCCGACAAGAAATTCTTTATTACCATCAAAATGGGATTAGCGGTGTTCCGTATTTCATTGTGGGTGGTAAGTATGCTGTCAGTGGAGCACAAGATCCTTCTGTTTTTGTGGAAGTGATTGAGACAGTATTAAAAGAACGCGAGTCAGAAAAACAAAGTCAATAA